One window of Streptomyces sp. NBC_00273 genomic DNA carries:
- a CDS encoding leishmanolysin-related zinc metalloendopeptidase: MGRHTSYAFETYRAVADAGRADLLAATTSPFQIEVRFIGGLTSGQRDVFAEAAERWARVIVGDLETAILRDFTGDVVIDDLLIDAEGVAIDGVFGTLGEAGPTRFRRETAAAGARLPATGVMRFDKADLGQMEDDGSLLDVITHEMGHVLGIGTIWDVFGLLKDFPGPNPTFVGPGAMKEFGTLIGVGQPTPVPVANVGGAGSAGGHWRERVFGNELMSPTIGGPGNPLSRLTVASLGDLGYQVDLDAAEPYELPDPFVIALAGGAESVTQRGVMLPTVPTSIPADRP; the protein is encoded by the coding sequence ATGGGCAGGCACACCAGCTACGCCTTCGAGACCTACAGAGCTGTCGCGGATGCCGGTCGCGCCGATCTGCTCGCCGCGACCACCTCCCCGTTCCAGATCGAGGTGCGGTTCATCGGAGGGCTGACGAGCGGCCAGCGGGACGTCTTCGCCGAGGCCGCCGAGCGCTGGGCCAGGGTCATCGTCGGCGACCTGGAGACCGCGATCCTTCGCGACTTCACCGGCGACGTCGTCATCGACGACCTCTTGATCGATGCCGAAGGAGTGGCGATCGACGGGGTCTTCGGCACGCTCGGGGAGGCGGGGCCGACCCGCTTCCGGCGCGAGACGGCGGCCGCCGGAGCGCGCCTGCCCGCCACGGGCGTGATGCGGTTCGACAAGGCCGACCTGGGACAGATGGAGGACGACGGCTCGCTCCTCGACGTCATCACGCACGAGATGGGACACGTGCTGGGGATCGGGACGATCTGGGACGTCTTCGGTCTGCTGAAGGACTTCCCCGGCCCCAACCCCACCTTTGTCGGTCCCGGCGCCATGAAGGAGTTCGGCACGCTCATCGGGGTCGGGCAGCCCACCCCCGTACCGGTCGCGAACGTCGGCGGCGCGGGAAGCGCGGGCGGCCACTGGCGGGAGCGGGTCTTCGGCAACGAGCTGATGTCGCCGACCATCGGAGGCCCCGGCAATCCCCTGAGCAGGCTGACCGTGGCGAGCCTCGGCGACCTCGGCTACCAGGTCGATCTCGACGCCGCGGAGCCCTACGAACTCCCCGACCCCTTCGTCATCGCCCTGGCCGGCGGCGCGGAGTCCGTCACGCAGCGGGGCGTCATGCTCCCGACCGTCCCCACCAGCATCCCCGCCGACCGGCCCTGA
- the nagB gene encoding glucosamine-6-phosphate deaminase: MEVVIVPDAKAGGELIAEAMAALVRRKPDALLGVATGSTPLPIYEALAAKVKAGQVDASRARICQLDEYVGLPAGHPESYRAVVLREVVEPLGLSEASFMGPDGSAEDIVSACEAYDRALAEAGGVDLQLLGIGTDGHIGFNEPCSSLASRTRIKTLTEQTRVDNARFFDDDLEQVPHHVITQGIGTILDARHLVLLATGEGKAEAVAQTVEGPLSALVPASALQLHRHATVIVDEAAASKLKLADYFRHTYANKPAWQGL; this comes from the coding sequence GTGGAAGTTGTCATCGTCCCGGACGCCAAGGCAGGCGGCGAGCTCATCGCGGAGGCCATGGCCGCCCTGGTACGGCGCAAGCCCGACGCCCTGCTCGGCGTGGCGACCGGCTCTACCCCGCTGCCCATCTACGAGGCCCTCGCCGCCAAGGTCAAGGCCGGCCAGGTCGACGCCTCCAGGGCCCGGATCTGCCAGCTCGACGAGTACGTCGGCCTGCCGGCCGGGCACCCCGAGTCCTACCGCGCGGTCGTGCTCCGCGAGGTCGTCGAGCCCCTGGGCCTGTCCGAGGCCTCCTTCATGGGCCCCGACGGTTCGGCCGAGGACATCGTCAGCGCGTGCGAGGCCTACGACCGCGCCCTGGCCGAGGCCGGCGGCGTCGACCTCCAACTGCTCGGCATCGGCACGGACGGCCACATCGGCTTCAACGAGCCCTGCTCCTCCCTCGCCTCCCGCACCCGCATCAAGACGCTGACGGAGCAGACCCGCGTGGACAACGCGCGCTTCTTCGACGACGACCTGGAGCAGGTGCCGCACCACGTCATCACCCAGGGCATCGGCACCATCCTCGACGCCCGCCACCTGGTGCTCCTGGCCACCGGCGAGGGCAAGGCCGAGGCCGTCGCGCAGACCGTCGAGGGTCCGCTGTCCGCGCTGGTCCCGGCCTCCGCGCTGCAGTTGCACCGGCACGCCACCGTGATCGTGGACGAGGCCGCCGCCTCGAAGCTGAAGCTGGCCGACTACTTCCGCCACACCTACGCCAACAAGCCGGCCTGGCAGGGCCTTTAG
- a CDS encoding glycoside hydrolase family 3 protein yields the protein MTVLAHRTDTVTRDALAVLQPGFEGTTAPAWLLRRVGEGLTAVGLFGRNIASPEQLAALTAQLRTERDDVLVAIDEEGGDVTRLEVRGGSSFPGNLALGAVDDTGLTRDVARELGRRLAECGVNLNWAPSADVNSNPDNPVIGVRSFGADTHLAARHTAAYVQGLQAAGVAACTKHFPGHGDTNVDSHHALPRIDVDLDTLQARELVPFKAAIEAGTKAVMSAHILVPALDPTRPATLSPQILTGLLRGELGYEGLIVTDGMEMNAIAGTYGIARGSVLAIAAGADAICVGGGLADEATVLRLRDALVAAVREGALPEERLADAAARVRALAAWTRGARPDAQPEGSRASGIGLTAARRAVVVTGSAKPLTAPYVATLAPVANIAVGDETPWGVAAELAELLPGTAAGVYPEGSRAGDVMAAAGDRTVVVVVRDAHRHPWMTEVLDSLVEARPDTVVVEMGLPRTEPRGALYIATHGASRVCGRAAAEIVAGA from the coding sequence ATGACTGTCCTTGCGCACCGCACCGATACGGTCACCCGCGACGCCCTCGCCGTCCTCCAGCCCGGCTTCGAGGGCACCACCGCCCCCGCCTGGCTGCTCCGCAGGGTCGGCGAAGGCCTCACCGCCGTCGGCCTGTTCGGCCGCAACATCGCCTCGCCCGAGCAGCTCGCCGCGCTGACCGCGCAGCTGCGCACCGAGCGCGACGACGTCCTGGTCGCCATCGACGAGGAGGGCGGAGACGTCACCCGCCTGGAGGTCCGGGGCGGTTCGTCCTTCCCCGGCAACCTGGCCCTCGGCGCCGTCGACGACACCGGCCTCACCCGGGACGTCGCCCGCGAGCTCGGCCGGCGCCTCGCCGAGTGCGGGGTCAACCTCAACTGGGCCCCCTCCGCCGACGTCAACTCCAACCCGGACAACCCGGTGATCGGCGTACGGTCCTTCGGCGCCGACACCCACCTCGCCGCGCGGCACACCGCCGCCTACGTCCAGGGCCTCCAGGCCGCCGGAGTGGCCGCGTGCACCAAGCACTTCCCGGGCCACGGCGACACCAACGTCGACTCGCACCACGCCTTGCCGCGCATCGACGTGGACCTGGACACCCTCCAGGCCCGCGAACTCGTCCCCTTCAAGGCGGCGATCGAGGCCGGCACCAAGGCCGTGATGAGCGCACACATCCTGGTGCCCGCCCTCGACCCGACCCGCCCGGCCACGCTCAGCCCGCAGATCCTGACTGGCCTGCTGCGGGGGGAGCTCGGCTACGAGGGCCTCATCGTCACCGACGGCATGGAGATGAACGCCATCGCCGGGACGTACGGGATCGCACGCGGTTCGGTCCTGGCCATCGCGGCCGGCGCCGACGCCATCTGCGTCGGCGGCGGACTCGCCGACGAAGCCACCGTCCTGCGGCTGCGCGACGCGCTGGTCGCGGCCGTCCGCGAGGGGGCACTGCCCGAGGAGCGCCTCGCCGACGCCGCCGCCCGCGTCCGCGCCCTCGCCGCATGGACCCGCGGAGCCCGGCCGGACGCGCAGCCGGAGGGGAGCCGCGCGTCCGGCATCGGGCTGACGGCCGCCCGCCGCGCCGTGGTCGTCACCGGCTCGGCGAAGCCGCTCACGGCGCCCTACGTCGCCACGCTCGCGCCCGTCGCGAACATCGCAGTGGGGGACGAGACTCCGTGGGGCGTGGCGGCGGAACTCGCCGAGCTGCTCCCGGGCACTGCGGCGGGCGTCTACCCCGAGGGCTCCCGTGCCGGGGACGTCATGGCGGCGGCCGGGGACCGTACCGTCGTCGTGGTGGTCCGTGACGCGCACCGGCACCCCTGGATGACCGAGGTCCTCGACTCGCTGGTCGAGGCCCGCCCGGACACGGTCGTCGTCGAGATGGGCCTCCCCCGGACGGAGCCTCGCGGAGCGCTCTACATCGCGACGCACGGCGCGTCCCGCGTCTGCGGCCGAGCCGCGGCCGAGATCGTCGCGGGGGCGTAG
- a CDS encoding carbohydrate ABC transporter permease: MRTRRPVRPAAVAKNLGALLLALVFVFPVYWMFSSALKPADQMLTKDPVFVFTPTTANFVKATGVENFWTYVTNSVLVTVGAVLLALLVALAASFAIARMRFKGRKGLVLTVMMAQMAPWEVMVIAMYMIARDGEMLNSLPLLTAIYFVMILPFTIWTLRGFIAAVPVTLEEAAQIDGCTRGQAFRKVIFPLLAPGLMSTSLFGFITAWNEFAMVLILNKDKSAQTLPLWLTEFMSAFGNDWGATMAASSLFAVPVLLIFIFLQRKAVGGMTAGAVKG, from the coding sequence CTGCGGACCCGCCGACCGGTACGCCCCGCAGCCGTGGCCAAGAACCTCGGCGCACTCCTGCTGGCCCTGGTCTTCGTCTTCCCCGTGTACTGGATGTTCTCCTCGGCCCTCAAGCCGGCCGACCAGATGCTCACGAAGGACCCCGTCTTCGTCTTCACGCCGACGACGGCCAACTTCGTCAAGGCCACCGGGGTCGAGAACTTCTGGACGTACGTCACCAACAGCGTCCTGGTCACCGTCGGCGCCGTCCTGCTGGCCCTGCTCGTCGCCCTCGCCGCGAGCTTCGCCATCGCCCGGATGAGGTTCAAGGGCCGCAAGGGCCTGGTCCTCACCGTGATGATGGCCCAGATGGCCCCCTGGGAGGTCATGGTCATCGCGATGTACATGATCGCCCGCGACGGCGAGATGCTGAACAGCCTCCCGCTGCTCACCGCGATCTACTTCGTGATGATCCTCCCCTTCACCATCTGGACCCTGCGCGGCTTCATCGCCGCCGTCCCGGTGACCCTGGAGGAGGCGGCCCAGATCGACGGCTGCACGCGCGGCCAGGCCTTCCGCAAGGTGATCTTCCCGCTGCTGGCCCCCGGCCTGATGTCCACCTCGCTCTTCGGCTTCATCACCGCCTGGAACGAGTTCGCCATGGTCCTGATCCTGAACAAGGACAAGAGCGCGCAGACCCTGCCGCTGTGGCTGACCGAGTTCATGTCCGCCTTCGGCAACGACTGGGGCGCCACCATGGCCGCTTCCTCGCTCTTCGCGGTCCCGGTCCTGCTGATCTTCATCTTCCTCCAGCGCAAGGCCGTCGGCGGCATGACCGCCGGCGCCGTGAAGGGATGA
- a CDS encoding carbohydrate ABC transporter permease: MTVHSQGAVTSAPQDAPPKSAGLPETPAPATGPGPTPPRGGGKSLPTGWLPYLLVAPAVLALATLLLYPLIKNVILSLQDINKIEFIQRKYPFAGLDNYTELLGDTNFWTVVVRSFGFTLANVALIMVLGSLIGILLNKLGTKMRLVLSMALVMAWAMPIVASVQVFRWLFDEQFGVMNWVMRTAGFSGYEQHNWMETGLSTMVIVTILVVWGSIPFVALNMYAGLTTVGAELYEAARMDGANGWQTFWKIVFPNLKPFFLITTFLEVIWVFKAFTQVYAMNKGGPDRASEILPVFAYVEGQSQAHYGLAAAISVLTIVILVIVMSFYFRLILKQEEEQ; the protein is encoded by the coding sequence ATGACCGTGCACTCCCAGGGAGCGGTGACCAGCGCTCCACAGGACGCACCACCGAAGTCCGCCGGACTGCCCGAGACGCCGGCCCCAGCGACCGGCCCCGGCCCCACGCCGCCTCGCGGGGGCGGGAAGTCGCTCCCCACGGGGTGGCTGCCCTACCTGTTGGTCGCGCCCGCGGTGCTGGCCCTCGCGACGCTCCTGCTGTACCCGCTGATCAAGAACGTGATCCTGTCCCTCCAGGACATCAACAAGATCGAGTTCATCCAGCGGAAGTACCCCTTCGCGGGACTCGACAACTACACCGAGCTCCTCGGTGACACGAACTTCTGGACCGTCGTCGTCCGCAGCTTCGGCTTCACCCTGGCCAACGTCGCGCTGATCATGGTGCTGGGAAGCCTCATCGGCATCCTGCTGAACAAGCTCGGCACGAAGATGCGACTGGTCCTCTCGATGGCCCTGGTGATGGCCTGGGCCATGCCCATCGTCGCCTCGGTACAGGTCTTCCGCTGGCTGTTCGACGAGCAGTTCGGCGTCATGAACTGGGTCATGCGCACCGCCGGCTTCTCCGGCTACGAGCAGCACAACTGGATGGAGACCGGCCTCTCCACCATGGTGATCGTCACGATCCTGGTGGTCTGGGGCTCCATCCCCTTCGTCGCCCTCAACATGTACGCCGGCCTCACCACGGTCGGCGCCGAGCTGTACGAGGCCGCCCGCATGGACGGGGCCAACGGCTGGCAGACCTTCTGGAAGATCGTCTTCCCGAACCTGAAGCCCTTCTTCCTCATCACCACCTTCCTTGAGGTGATCTGGGTGTTCAAGGCCTTCACCCAGGTCTACGCGATGAACAAGGGCGGACCGGACCGCGCCTCCGAGATCCTGCCGGTCTTCGCCTACGTCGAGGGCCAGAGCCAGGCCCACTACGGCCTCGCCGCCGCGATCTCCGTCCTGACGATCGTGATCCTCGTGATCGTCATGTCCTTCTACTTCCGCCTGATCCTGAAGCAGGAGGAGGAGCAGTGA
- a CDS encoding extracellular solute-binding protein, translating to MKRKLIAAVGVAGMVIGLAACGNGDDDKAKADAGPKEITVWVMDGSAPKAWIEEVNKEFSAKHPGVTVKVEEQKWTGIQEKVTTALSENNPPDVLELGNTQTAGYAVTGGLADLTKDKAQLGADAWQKSMLASAEVEGKLYSAPWYAANRVVVYDKKAFAKAGVTPPTTRDEWVAGLEKLKAADPASQPIYLPGQSWYVLAGLIWDEGGDLAVKDGSKWKGGLGTPQAASAMDFYKKLQSFSTAPKDKDEATPQQATDIVPKGGVASWIGLGWEASGAEKALKEAGKEADFGYFPIPGKTADKSGTVFIGGSNLAIAERSKNKELAKEWLALAAGKEQMTKYAAETKGALLPNQAGANFTPAAGSFAEAMGKAGVNGKITPVTAGWANVETEPNPIKEFMTKVLKGEDAAKAGADADAEIAKRINK from the coding sequence GTGAAGCGCAAGCTCATCGCGGCGGTTGGAGTCGCGGGCATGGTTATCGGCCTCGCGGCTTGTGGGAACGGGGACGACGACAAGGCCAAGGCCGACGCGGGTCCCAAGGAGATCACCGTCTGGGTCATGGACGGCTCCGCGCCGAAGGCCTGGATCGAAGAGGTCAACAAGGAGTTCTCGGCCAAGCACCCCGGTGTGACGGTCAAGGTCGAGGAGCAGAAGTGGACCGGCATCCAGGAGAAGGTCACCACGGCCCTCTCCGAGAACAACCCCCCGGACGTTCTTGAGCTCGGCAACACCCAGACCGCGGGCTACGCGGTCACCGGCGGTCTCGCCGACCTGACGAAGGACAAGGCCCAGCTCGGCGCCGACGCCTGGCAGAAGAGCATGCTCGCCTCGGCCGAGGTCGAGGGCAAGCTCTACTCCGCCCCGTGGTACGCCGCCAACCGCGTCGTCGTCTACGACAAGAAGGCCTTCGCGAAGGCCGGCGTCACCCCGCCCACCACCCGCGACGAGTGGGTCGCCGGCCTGGAGAAGCTGAAGGCGGCCGACCCGGCCTCGCAGCCGATCTACCTGCCCGGTCAGAGCTGGTACGTCCTCGCGGGCCTGATCTGGGACGAGGGCGGCGACCTCGCCGTCAAGGACGGCAGCAAGTGGAAGGGTGGACTGGGCACCCCGCAGGCCGCCTCCGCCATGGACTTCTACAAGAAGCTCCAGTCCTTCTCCACCGCCCCCAAGGACAAGGACGAGGCCACCCCGCAGCAGGCCACCGACATCGTTCCCAAGGGCGGCGTCGCCTCCTGGATCGGTCTCGGCTGGGAGGCCAGCGGTGCCGAGAAGGCCCTGAAGGAGGCGGGCAAGGAAGCCGACTTCGGCTACTTCCCGATCCCGGGCAAGACCGCCGACAAGTCCGGCACCGTCTTCATCGGCGGCTCGAACCTCGCCATCGCCGAGCGCTCCAAGAACAAGGAGCTCGCCAAGGAGTGGCTGGCCCTCGCCGCCGGTAAGGAGCAGATGACCAAGTACGCCGCCGAGACCAAGGGCGCGCTGCTCCCGAACCAGGCCGGCGCCAACTTCACCCCCGCCGCGGGCTCCTTCGCCGAGGCCATGGGCAAGGCCGGCGTCAACGGCAAGATCACCCCGGTCACCGCGGGCTGGGCGAACGTCGAGACCGAGCCGAACCCCATCAAGGAGTTCATGACCAAGGTCCTGAAGGGCGAGGACGCCGCCAAGGCGGGCGCGGACGCGGACGCGGAGATCGCGAAGCGCATCAACAAGTAG
- a CDS encoding GntR family transcriptional regulator produces the protein MATEGATTEPEGGATTRTARVPKYYRLKRHLLDMTETLPPGTPVPPERTLAAEFDTSRTTVRQALQELVVEGRLERIQGKGTFVAKPKVSQALQLTSYTEDMRAQGLEPTSQLLDIGYVTADDTLAGLLKITTGGRVLRIERLRLASGEPMAIETTHLSAKRFPALRRSLAKYTSLYTALAEVYDVHLAEAEETIETSLATPREAGLLGTDVGLPMLMLSRHSLDADGEPVEWVRSVYRGDRYKFVARLKRPAV, from the coding sequence ATGGCCACCGAAGGGGCGACCACGGAGCCGGAAGGCGGGGCAACCACTCGCACGGCGCGCGTGCCCAAGTACTACCGACTCAAGCGGCACTTGCTCGACATGACCGAGACGCTGCCGCCCGGCACGCCGGTGCCGCCCGAGCGCACGCTCGCGGCCGAGTTCGACACCTCGCGGACCACCGTCCGGCAGGCCCTCCAGGAACTGGTGGTAGAGGGGCGACTGGAGCGAATCCAGGGCAAAGGCACCTTCGTCGCCAAGCCCAAGGTCTCCCAGGCCCTGCAACTGACCTCGTACACGGAGGACATGCGGGCCCAAGGCCTGGAACCGACGTCCCAGCTCCTCGACATCGGCTACGTGACGGCCGACGACACCCTCGCCGGGCTGCTCAAGATCACCACGGGCGGACGGGTGCTGCGCATCGAGCGGCTGCGCCTGGCCAGCGGTGAGCCGATGGCCATCGAGACCACCCACCTCTCGGCCAAGCGCTTCCCCGCACTGCGCCGGTCGCTGGCCAAGTACACCTCCCTCTACACCGCGCTCGCCGAGGTGTACGACGTGCACCTGGCCGAGGCCGAGGAGACCATCGAGACCTCGCTGGCCACCCCGCGCGAGGCCGGCCTGCTCGGCACCGACGTCGGGCTGCCGATGCTGATGCTCTCCCGGCACTCCCTGGACGCCGACGGCGAACCGGTGGAGTGGGTGCGGTCGGTGTACCGCGGCGACCGGTACAAGTTCGTCGCCCGGCTCAAGCGCCCCGCCGTCTGA
- a CDS encoding carbon starvation CstA family protein: MPEPEATGTERDAASPGSTPGSPSPKSVAAWVLVGLVGAIGWGVLALSRGEEISAAWLLAAALGSYAIAYRFYARFIADRVLKVDATRATPAERLDNGVDFHPTDRRVLFGHHFAAVAGAGPLVGPVLAAQMGYLPGTIWIVAGVIFAGAVQDMVTLFFSTRRDGRSLGQMARDEIGPVGGAAALVAVFAIMIILLAVLALVIVNALAHSPWGVFSIGMTIPIAVFMGFYLRVLRPGRVTEVSVIGVALLLLAIVAGGWVAESSFAGTFTLEKETLVIWMVVYGFLASVLPVWMLLAPRDYLSTFMKVGTIALLALGVVIAMPTLKMPSVTDFAASGDGPVFAGSMFPFVFITIACGALSGFHALVSSGTTPKMIQKETQVRMIGYGAMLTESFVAVMAIIAACIIEPGLFFAVNSPGGVIGTTVESASQAVTNFGFAISPEALAQAAKDVEEASLLSRTGGAPTFALGMSEIFSAVVGGADMKAFWYHFAIMFEALFILTTLDAGTRVGRFMLQDTLGNVHKSFKDVSWKPGVWFASAIVVGGWGYFLWVGIKDPLGGINQLFPLFGIANQLLAAVALAVCTTLLVKSGRLKWAWVTGVPLVWDATVTLTASYQKIFSEDVKVGFFAQRDKYQAGIDADKVLAPAKNMDDMHTVVTNATVDGVLCAFFALLIVVVLADAARTCLKAVRDPGSATLSETPWTKSKIVAPAGLIATAEERAELAAAGPESGGEHVKEPVA; the protein is encoded by the coding sequence ATGCCTGAACCGGAAGCAACAGGGACAGAACGGGACGCGGCGAGTCCGGGAAGCACGCCGGGCTCGCCCTCTCCCAAGTCCGTCGCCGCGTGGGTGCTCGTCGGACTCGTCGGCGCCATCGGCTGGGGCGTACTGGCGCTCTCGCGCGGCGAGGAGATCTCCGCCGCCTGGCTGCTCGCCGCCGCACTGGGCTCGTACGCGATCGCCTACCGCTTCTACGCGCGCTTCATCGCGGACCGCGTACTGAAGGTGGACGCCACCCGGGCCACCCCCGCCGAACGCCTCGACAACGGTGTCGACTTCCACCCCACCGACCGCCGGGTGCTCTTCGGCCACCACTTCGCGGCCGTGGCCGGCGCCGGCCCGCTCGTAGGCCCCGTGCTCGCCGCACAGATGGGCTATCTGCCGGGCACCATCTGGATCGTCGCCGGCGTCATCTTCGCCGGGGCCGTCCAGGACATGGTCACGCTGTTCTTCTCCACCCGCCGCGACGGGCGCTCGCTCGGCCAGATGGCCCGGGACGAGATCGGCCCCGTCGGCGGAGCCGCCGCCCTGGTCGCCGTGTTCGCCATCATGATCATCCTGCTGGCGGTGCTGGCCCTGGTCATCGTCAACGCCCTGGCGCACTCGCCCTGGGGCGTCTTCTCCATCGGCATGACCATCCCGATCGCCGTCTTCATGGGCTTCTACCTGCGCGTGCTGCGGCCGGGCCGGGTCACCGAGGTCTCCGTCATCGGCGTCGCACTGCTGCTGCTCGCCATCGTCGCGGGCGGCTGGGTCGCCGAGTCCTCCTTCGCCGGCACCTTCACCCTGGAGAAGGAGACGCTGGTCATCTGGATGGTGGTCTACGGCTTCCTGGCGTCGGTGCTGCCGGTGTGGATGCTGCTCGCGCCCCGCGACTACCTCTCCACCTTCATGAAGGTCGGCACGATCGCGCTCCTCGCGCTCGGCGTGGTCATCGCGATGCCCACCCTGAAGATGCCCTCGGTCACCGACTTCGCCGCGAGCGGCGACGGACCGGTCTTCGCCGGGTCGATGTTCCCCTTCGTCTTCATCACCATCGCCTGTGGCGCCCTCTCCGGCTTCCACGCCCTGGTCTCCTCGGGAACCACCCCGAAGATGATCCAGAAGGAGACCCAGGTCCGCATGATCGGCTACGGCGCCATGCTGACCGAGTCCTTCGTCGCCGTCATGGCGATCATCGCGGCCTGCATCATCGAGCCCGGCCTCTTCTTCGCGGTCAACTCCCCCGGCGGGGTCATCGGCACCACGGTCGAGTCCGCCTCCCAGGCGGTGACCAACTTCGGCTTCGCCATCTCCCCCGAGGCGCTCGCCCAGGCCGCCAAGGACGTCGAGGAAGCCAGTCTGCTCTCGCGCACGGGTGGCGCTCCGACCTTCGCACTCGGAATGTCGGAGATCTTCTCCGCCGTGGTCGGCGGCGCCGACATGAAGGCCTTCTGGTATCACTTCGCCATCATGTTCGAGGCGCTCTTCATCCTGACGACGCTCGACGCGGGCACCCGCGTGGGCCGGTTCATGCTCCAGGACACCCTCGGCAACGTGCACAAGTCCTTCAAGGACGTCAGCTGGAAGCCCGGCGTGTGGTTCGCGAGCGCGATCGTCGTCGGCGGCTGGGGCTACTTCCTGTGGGTCGGCATCAAGGACCCGCTCGGCGGCATCAACCAGCTCTTCCCGCTCTTCGGCATCGCCAACCAACTGCTCGCCGCGGTCGCACTGGCCGTCTGCACCACGCTGCTGGTCAAGTCCGGCCGGCTCAAGTGGGCCTGGGTGACGGGCGTTCCGCTGGTCTGGGACGCCACGGTGACCCTCACCGCGAGCTACCAGAAGATCTTCTCGGAGGACGTGAAGGTCGGCTTCTTCGCCCAGCGCGACAAGTACCAGGCCGGAATCGACGCCGACAAGGTGCTGGCGCCCGCCAAGAACATGGACGACATGCACACCGTGGTCACCAACGCCACGGTCGACGGCGTGCTGTGCGCCTTCTTCGCCCTCCTGATCGTCGTGGTCCTCGCGGACGCGGCCCGGACCTGCCTCAAGGCCGTCCGCGACCCGGGGTCGGCGACCCTCTCCGAGACCCCGTGGACCAAGTCGAAGATCGTCGCCCCGGCCGGCCTGATCGCGACCGCCGAGGAGCGGGCGGAGCTCGCCGCGGCGGGCCCGGAGTCGGGCGGCGAACACGTCAAGGAGCCGGTGGCGTGA
- a CDS encoding CstA-like transporter-associated (seleno)protein yields the protein MSTVRSVLARARFYVREFSGEAAYDRYVAHARSHDPDAEVLTRRAFERARTDAREADPREGFRCC from the coding sequence GTGAGCACCGTACGGAGCGTGCTGGCCAGGGCCCGGTTCTACGTCCGGGAGTTCTCCGGGGAGGCCGCGTACGACCGCTACGTGGCCCACGCCCGCTCCCACGACCCGGACGCGGAGGTCCTCACCCGCCGCGCCTTCGAACGCGCCCGTACGGACGCCCGCGAGGCGGACCCCCGCGAGGGCTTCCGCTGCTGCTGA
- a CDS encoding Uma2 family endonuclease, which translates to MTVIADRPHMLTEEFEELAFAARNRMEGLQLEFIDGKLRSRALGDGSHGMIVQWLTRICMQHHPELWLHAGRGLKVQAGRDGRAIPNASLAHSGAFAGHGEWSDPDPVLMAVEVTSWNSDTDRRHRQEKPRVYAESGIPVYLLIDRATSEVLLYSEPGGQRYECVRTVSYGRDVHLPDPVGITLRTEVLRDWVR; encoded by the coding sequence ATGACCGTGATCGCCGACCGCCCCCACATGCTGACCGAGGAGTTCGAAGAACTCGCCTTCGCGGCACGCAACCGGATGGAGGGGCTGCAGCTCGAGTTCATCGACGGGAAGCTGCGGAGCAGGGCGCTGGGTGACGGCAGCCACGGGATGATCGTCCAGTGGCTCACGCGGATCTGCATGCAGCACCACCCCGAGCTCTGGCTGCACGCTGGGCGGGGCCTCAAGGTGCAGGCGGGCCGGGACGGCCGGGCGATTCCGAATGCCTCGCTGGCCCACTCGGGCGCGTTCGCCGGGCATGGCGAGTGGTCTGATCCCGATCCGGTACTCATGGCCGTCGAGGTCACGTCGTGGAACTCGGACACCGACCGTCGCCACCGCCAGGAGAAGCCCCGGGTGTACGCGGAGAGCGGCATCCCCGTCTACCTGCTGATCGACCGTGCCACGTCCGAGGTCTTGCTCTACAGCGAGCCCGGCGGGCAGCGGTACGAGTGCGTGCGCACCGTGTCCTACGGCAGGGACGTCCACCTCCCCGACCCCGTCGGTATCACCCTCCGGACGGAAGTCCTCAGGGACTGGGTGCGCTGA
- a CDS encoding GNAT family N-acetyltransferase, with protein MDMVIRTALPADYAELGEITARAYLADGHLDFNEDDAYLNVLRDVAGRAARAEVLVAERDGRLLGGVTFAAPGSPLADVAAPDEAEFRMLAVAHEARGQGAGEALVRACIERARAVEGVTGLVLSTQRSMAGAHRIYARLGFVRTPERDWAPIEGLTLLTYRLKL; from the coding sequence ATGGACATGGTGATCAGAACGGCGCTGCCCGCCGACTACGCGGAGTTGGGCGAGATCACGGCGCGGGCCTACCTCGCCGACGGGCATCTGGACTTCAACGAGGACGACGCCTACCTGAACGTGCTGCGCGACGTGGCCGGCCGGGCCGCCCGGGCCGAGGTGCTCGTCGCCGAGCGGGACGGCCGGTTGCTCGGCGGTGTGACGTTCGCCGCTCCGGGCAGTCCGCTCGCCGACGTCGCGGCCCCCGACGAGGCGGAGTTCCGGATGCTCGCGGTGGCCCACGAGGCGCGCGGCCAGGGCGCCGGCGAGGCTCTGGTGCGGGCCTGCATCGAGCGGGCGCGGGCCGTGGAGGGCGTGACCGGCCTGGTCCTGTCCACCCAGCGCAGCATGGCCGGGGCCCATCGGATCTACGCGCGCCTGGGTTTCGTACGCACTCCGGAGCGGGATTGGGCGCCGATCGAGGGCCTGACACTCCTCACTTACCGGCTCAAGCTGTAG